In Streptomyces sp. Li-HN-5-11, the sequence GCGGCCGGGCTGCTCGATCAGCAGCCTTACCCGCCCCGGCGACCCGCCGACCGGCCCACGAGCCGCCCAACTGTCGCGGTGCTGGACACGACGGCCACCGCGCTGCCGGGCATCGTGCCGCTGCTCGACAGCATGGCCGGCGACGGCTGGGGCAGCGAGATGCGGCTCGACCTGGTCGATCGCGCCGCGCACTGGGGCACGCTGATTCTGCTGCGCGAGCGTCGCCGCCCGCCGTTCACCCCGGCCGACATCGACAACGCGCGGCAGGTCGCGGCGCCGCTGGCCGCCTCGCTGCGCGGTTACGTCGGCCGCGCCAGGCCCCATCCCATGCGCACCGCGATGCCGCCCGGCGTGCTCGTCATCGACGAGAACGACGGCCTCGCCTCCGCGACCCCGACCGGGCGCGAATGGCTCCGGATGTGCTTTCCCAACGTGATCCTCGACACGGACGAGGATCTCTCGCTGGCGCTCTGGAACGTCGCGGCCGCCGCCCGCCGCCAGAGCGAGCCCGTGCTCAGCCGCATCCCGACCGGCCACGGCTTCGCCGCGCTGCAGGCCCAACGGCTGACCGGCGCCCGACGCGGCGAGGTGGCCGTCACCATCCAGGCGGCCGGTACCGGCCAACTGCTGCCCGCGGTCGCCGCGTGGTACGGCCTCACGCCCCGGGAACGCACGGTGATCGACCAGGTCCTGGACGGCCGCTCCAGCAAACAGATCTCCCACACCCTCGACCTGTCGCAGCACACGACAAACGACCATCTCAAGGCCATCTATCGCAAGATCCGGGTGAACGGCCGCGACGAGTTGGTCGCTACTCTCTCCTGCTAATCGGCCTATCTGTGCATGACGAGGTAGCCGTCGCGGTTCAGCACGACGCGGAAACCGTCGTTCTTGGCGGCGACGATCAGCTGGTCGCGCTGCGCGGGCGTGAGCGGGAAGGCGTCGTCGTCCGCGCTGTTCTCGGCGATCCAGTCCACGTTCGGCAGTTCGCGAGGATCGAGCAGGGTGACCGTGGCACGGTCGGTCAAATGCGGGGCGAGCCGGTTCGACGCGGCGACCACTGCTCCGTCCGGGATCATGGCGAGGGCCTGGCGGGCGGTGGCGATGCGCGGCTCGGTGCGCCACGTTCCGCGGTGGGCGAGCTGGCCCAGCGGGTAGTACGGCCCGAGCAGGATTGTGACGGCGAGGCCGGTGGCCGGCGTGGCGCGCATGCCCCGGGCGGTTTGCGGCGTCGCCGCGTCGCGCCATGTGATCAGCGCCTCGATGTACGCGGCCGAGACGACGGGCATCAGCACCACGCTGTACTGCAGCCCGGTGCCCCAGTAGCACGGGTTGGCTGCGTAACTGAGGGTGGGAGTCGTTCCGACGTGACTGCGGGAGTCGCCTTCTGACCGAGTTTGCTGTGTCGGTTTGTTTCGACGTCAGCAGAAATCTTGCGGTGGGAGCGTGGAGTGTGCTTCTCCCGTAGAGGGCTCGATGTCGGAGTCGAAGGTAGATCTGTACGCCGCCATTCGCCGTGACCACGACCGCAATGGACTGGCCCAACGAGCCCTCCAGCGCAAGTACAACGTCACGTGGCGGACAGTGCGTCGGGCCCTGGACGGGCAGTGGCCCGAGCCGAGGAAGAAGCCGCGACCGCGCGAGTCACGGCTGGACCCGTACAAGCAGCTCATCGACGAGATGCTGCGGGCGGACCTGGACGCGCCCGCGAAGCAGCGGCACACCGCTCAGCGGATCGTCGACCGCCTGGTCGACGAGCACGGCGCCCGCGACATCTCCTACCCGATGGTCCGCGTCTACGTGAAAGACAGACGGCCAGAGGTGCGGCGGGAGGCGGGACGGGGTCCGCAGGCGATGTTCGTGCCACAGACCCATCTGCCCGGGGCCGAGGCGGAGGTCGACTTTGGCGAGTTCCACATCATGCTCGCCGGGAAGATGACGAAGGTCTACCTCTTCTCGCTGCGGTTGTCCTACTCCGGGTCTGTCAATCGAGTGGTGTAACTGGGGTGGTTGGGTTACTGGCGGGCTGCTGAGAGCCTGCCGTCGAAGGTGATGTCGAAGGCGTTCAGTGCGGTCTTCCAGCGCATGGTCCAGCGGGCCTGGCCCTTGCCCGTGGGGTCGAGGGACATGATGGCCATGTAGACGCACTTCAGAGCGGCCTGCTCGTTGGGGAAGTGGCCGCGGGCCTTGACCGCTCGCCGGATGCGGGCGTTGACCGACTCGATCGCGTTGGTGGTGCAGACGATGCGGCGGATCTCGGTGTCGAACCGCAGGAACGGCGTGAACTCCTCCCAGGCGTTCTCCCAGAGTTTCACGATCGCCGGATACTTCCGGCCCCAGGCGTCGGCGAACTCGGCGAACCGGTCCAGGGCGGCCTCCTCGGTCGGCGCGGTGTAGACGGGCTTGAGGAGGCGGGCGATCTTGTCCCAGTCCTGGCGGGCGGCATAGCGGAAAGAGTTCCGCAGCAGGTGGACCACGCAGGTCTGCACGATCGTCCTCGGCCAGACCGTCTCCACCGCCTCGGGCAGGCCCTTGAGCCCGTCGCAGACGAGCATGAGCACATCGCTGACACCGCGGTTCTTGACCTCGGTGAGGATGTGCAGCCAGTGCTTGGCGCCTTCACCGCCGTCGCCGGCCCACAGGCCCAGGATCTCGCGCCGGCCTTCGGTGGTGACGGCCAGGGCCACATAGATGGGCCGGTTGGCGACGGCGCCGTCGCGGATCTTCACGTGGATGGCGTCGATGAAGACCACCGGATAGACGGCGTCGAGGGGGCGGCTCTGCCATTCGGCCATGCCCTCGAGGACCTTGTCGGTGATGGTGGAGATGGTCTGCCGGGAGACCTCGGCGCCATAGACCTCGGCCAGGTGGGCCTGGACCTCACCGGTGGTCAGGCCCTTCGCCGCCAGCGAGATCACCATCTCGTCGACGCCGGTCAGGCGCTTCTGCCGCTTCTTGACGATCTTCGGCTCGAAGGAGCCGTCCCGGTCGCGGGGCACGGCTATCTCCACCGGCCCGACCTCGGTCAGGACGGTCTTGGAGCGTTTGCCGTTGCGGGAGTTGCCGCCGTCCTTGCCGGCCGGATCATGCCTTTCATAGCCGAGGTGGTCGGTGATCTCGCCCTCCAGGGCGGACTCCAGCAGCCGCTTGGTCAGCTGCTGCAACAGTCCGCCCTCACCGGTCAGCTGCAGGCCCTCGGCCTGAGCCCGGCTCACCAGCTCGTCGATCAGTTGGTCGTCCACGGCCTTCGCCGACACAGCCGCTGCCGACTCGGCAGTCTCCTGCTCGGCCACGTTCTCACTGGTCATCGATGCATCTTCCATGATCGGGAGTTACACCGAACGATTTACAGTCCCGCGCTCCGTCCGATCCGGCATCGCTACTTCGGTGATAGGCGGGCTGTCTGTCAGTGGCTCTCCGTACGATGCCGCCGAGCTGAGTGGTAGAGGGGTGGAGATGACGGGGGCCGGACAAGAAGTGCTGAGTAGGGACCGGGGGAATCAGCCCCTCTGGGTGTGGATCATGGTTTTGATGGCACACGGGCGTCGGTGCGTGTATTGCGACGAGCGGCACTCGCAGACCCTTGAGCACGAAGTGCCATTGGCAGGCAGGGCGGGACGGGACATCTGGTGGAACCTCGTGCCTGCCTGCGACCGGTGTAATAGCTGGAAGCACAGGAGGTCCGCAGTTGAGTGGGTGCGCGACATGAAGCTGCACCATGCGCACCCGACGGCGGGCTTTGCTCGCCACGCCCTCCCACCGCGGGTCGTCGAGGGGATCCACGACCGTGTAGCCCAGGTACAGCGTGAGATACGAGATCCCGCTCGGCGCCAGTGGTTCGAGCACCACTATGGGCGAAAGCGCACTCCACGGGACTGTAAATCGTTCGGTGTAACTCCCGATCATGGAAGATGCATCGATGACCAGTGAGAACGTGGCCGAGCAGGAGACTGCCGAGTCGGCAGCGGCTGTGTCGGCGAAGGCCGTGGACGACCAACTGATCGACGAGCTGGTGAGCCGGGCTCAGGCCGAGGGCCTGCAGCTGACCGGTGAGGGCGGACTGTTGCAGCAGCTGACCAAGCGGCTGCTGGAGTCCGCCCTGGAGGGCGAGATCACCGACCACCTCGGCTATGAAAGGCATGATCCGGCCGGCAAGGACGGCGGCAACTCCCGCAACGGCAAACGCTCCAAGACCGTCCTGACCGAGGTCGGGCCGGTGGAGATAGCCGTGCCCCGCGACCGGGACGGCTCCTTCGAGCCGAAGATCGTCAAGAAGCGGCAGAAGCGCCTGACCGGCGTCGACGAGATGGTGATCTCGCTGGCGGCGAAGGGCCTGACCACCGGTGAGGTCCAGGCCCACCTGGCCGAGGTCTATGGCGCCGAGGTCTCCCGGCAGACCATCTCCACCATCACCGAC encodes:
- a CDS encoding helix-turn-helix transcriptional regulator, with protein sequence MSPAPAPLLVAHAARQAAARADSLADLGGELARQLHRLVPHDGYMLSGKDPVTGVGCFLVEHHGYSCAHFRRIKAAGLLDQQPYPPRRPADRPTSRPTVAVLDTTATALPGIVPLLDSMAGDGWGSEMRLDLVDRAAHWGTLILLRERRRPPFTPADIDNARQVAAPLAASLRGYVGRARPHPMRTAMPPGVLVIDENDGLASATPTGREWLRMCFPNVILDTDEDLSLALWNVAAAARRQSEPVLSRIPTGHGFAALQAQRLTGARRGEVAVTIQAAGTGQLLPAVAAWYGLTPRERTVIDQVLDGRSSKQISHTLDLSQHTTNDHLKAIYRKIRVNGRDELVATLSC
- a CDS encoding IS256 family transposase, which gives rise to MTSENVAEQETAESAAAVSAKAVDDQLIDELVSRAQAEGLQLTGEGGLLQQLTKRLLESALEGEITDHLGYERHDPAGKDGGNSRNGKRSKTVLTEVGPVEIAVPRDRDGSFEPKIVKKRQKRLTGVDEMVISLAAKGLTTGEVQAHLAEVYGAEVSRQTISTITDKVLEGMAEWQSRPLDAVYPVVFIDAIHVKIRDGAVANRPIYVALAVTTEGRREILGLWAGDGGEGAKHWLHILTEVKNRGVSDVLMLVCDGLKGLPEAVETVWPRTIVQTCVVHLLRNSFRYAARQDWDKIARLLKPVYTAPTEEAALDRFAEFADAWGRKYPAIVKLWENAWEEFTPFLRFDTEIRRIVCTTNAIESVNARIRRAVKARGHFPNEQAALKCVYMAIMSLDPTGKGQARWTMRWKTALNAFDITFDGRLSAARQ
- a CDS encoding HNH endonuclease, producing the protein MAHGRRCVYCDERHSQTLEHEVPLAGRAGRDIWWNLVPACDRCNSWKHRRSAVEWVRDMKLHHAHPTAGFARHALPPRVVEGIHDRVAQVQREIRDPARRQWFEHHYGRKRTPRDCKSFGVTPDHGRCIDDQ